In a single window of the Xylanibacillus composti genome:
- the argF gene encoding ornithine carbamoyltransferase — translation MNHTVKEELATGLKGRDFLALVDYTPDEVRYLLDLGIELKRKQKAGELYQPLKGKTLGMIFEKNSTRTRVSFEVGMYQLGGHALFLSRNDLQLGRGETVWDTGQVMSRYLDGIMIRTFAHKNVVELARGATVPVINGLTDLSHPCQAMADYQTILEVKGSLEGVKLAYVGDGNNMVHSLMMGAAKLGLHIAVATPEGYEPDSEVLEMSQENAEQTGAKIEVLRDPKEAVNGADFIYTDVWASMGMEAEQEQRLQVFKNYQVNEELVKYAKPDYRFLHCLPAHRGEEVSQEIMDGSHSIVFDQAENRLHAQKAIMAAIM, via the coding sequence ATGAATCATACGGTAAAAGAAGAGCTGGCAACGGGCTTGAAGGGCCGCGATTTTCTGGCGCTGGTTGATTATACGCCGGATGAAGTGCGCTACTTGCTGGACCTGGGCATCGAGCTGAAGCGCAAGCAGAAAGCAGGGGAGCTCTATCAGCCGCTTAAGGGCAAGACGCTTGGCATGATCTTTGAGAAAAATTCCACTCGTACCCGCGTTTCTTTTGAAGTGGGCATGTACCAGCTGGGCGGCCATGCGCTGTTCCTGAGCCGCAACGACCTGCAGCTGGGACGGGGCGAAACCGTGTGGGATACGGGACAGGTCATGTCCCGTTATCTGGACGGCATCATGATTCGAACCTTCGCCCACAAAAACGTGGTTGAATTGGCGCGCGGGGCGACGGTTCCGGTGATTAACGGATTGACGGATCTGTCTCATCCGTGCCAGGCCATGGCCGACTACCAGACCATTCTGGAGGTTAAGGGAAGTCTGGAGGGTGTAAAACTCGCTTACGTTGGGGACGGCAACAACATGGTGCATTCGCTCATGATGGGGGCGGCCAAGCTTGGCTTGCACATTGCGGTCGCGACGCCGGAAGGCTACGAGCCGGATAGCGAAGTGCTGGAGATGTCTCAGGAGAATGCGGAACAGACTGGAGCGAAGATTGAAGTGCTTCGCGATCCGAAAGAAGCTGTAAACGGAGCGGACTTTATTTATACAGATGTATGGGCCAGCATGGGCATGGAGGCGGAGCAGGAGCAGCGGCTCCAGGTGTTCAAGAACTATCAGGTGAACGAAGAGCTGGTGAAATACGCAAAGCCGGATTACCGGTTCCTGCATTGTCTGCCGGCGCATCGCGGGGAAGAGGTGTCCCAGGAAATTATGGACGGCAGCCATTCGATCGTATTCGATCAGGCTGAGAACCGGCTGCATGCGCAGAAGGCGATCATGGCAGCAATTA